From the Verrucomicrobiota bacterium genome, the window CATACTCGATGTGCCTGGTGCGGTCGGTGATGATGATGTGGTCGGCCGTCTGCTCGACAACGCTCGACAACCGGCGAAGCGCGGCCGCGCGCGAACCGGGGTTCCGATTGAGTTTTGACTGCTCCAACCGCACACTTCCCGCGTTGAAGATGGCCAGCACCACCGCCCGATCGGATCCCGGCGACACACTGCGCCGCCTGCTGCGCGAGCGCATCCTCGTCCTCGACGGCGCAATGGGAACGACCATCCGCGCCTACGGGATGAAGGAGGCGGACATCCGGGGCACACGCTTCGCCGGCGCGAAGAAGGACCTGCTCAACAACGGCGACCTC encodes:
- a CDS encoding 5-methyltetrahydrofolate--homocysteine methyltransferase, which encodes MASTTARSDPGDTLRRLLRERILVLDGAMGTTIRAYGMKEADIRGTRFAGAKKDLLNNGDL
- a CDS encoding PAS domain-containing protein; amino-acid sequence: MVVPIAPSRTRMRSRSRRRSVSPGSDRAVVLAIFNAGSVRLEQSKLNRNPGSRAAALRRLSSVVEQTADHIIITDRTRHIEYVNPAFERQPGSSTDFAPSAARRCPPNCRTDRGDAPLRARRDSLPVLP